Sequence from the Zeugodacus cucurbitae isolate PBARC_wt_2022May chromosome 5, idZeuCucr1.2, whole genome shotgun sequence genome:
TGCGCAGCTCAAGGTCATTTCTACAAACGGACCGACttcaaattattgttattaacaaaattgataatttgtttatatgtatgtatgaataaagTTCAACAACATgcgaaaaaggtaaaaaagagCGCGTAAGTGTATggtaaataatgcaaataacaGATAAGAATGTTTGTCAACAGGAAAGTTTGCACACAAAACGATTAAAAAAAACGGGCCGTTATAATATTGATAACAAATACtactagtaaaaaatattaatttgtataactTTAGTTATTTTTGGTTATATTTGTTAATGTCGATAGCATATGGCGTAAAGAAGCGGACAATAATGACTGGAAGAATTGCAGAGAAACTAGAATTGTCACGCTACTGGTGAGCTAGCATGGCTACTAATGGCGGTATTGGGAGACAATGAAATCTACTAGGGGACCCAAAACGTTTGAGCCATCCTCAATGTGAAAAAATCGGTAATATGGAGTCTGTCGCGCTCCCGGTAATCGTGTAGTGTTGGTGGATGCATCATATGTTAGTAAAAGACGTAAATAATTTTGCTTCCAAATAAGTTtgttaattatgtatatttaaaacgaAACCGTTAACGACTGGCagacgtttttatttttgctctcCTGCTactgatttcattaaaaatatactaaaaatacaCAATTGTTATATATTCAGcagaataattatataaaaccaAAACCATAAGTTATATTTACCAGACTGCACAGCATCTGAATATGAATTACCAGCTTTGTTGTCCagagttgaaaatatttccagAAAAGTTATTTCTGTTCATATGGTTGTCCTCATCTGAACCCGGACCTATACAACAAATTGTGGGTCGACTAGTTCATCACGGGAATTCATTACAGGATCCATTATTGTGGGTAGACTACTTCATGACGATGATCCATGGCAGAATCCATCTTCAGTTCAATCTTATACAGCATTAAATGACTCATGAGGCGTGCATAGATCTGCTCTCTGTCACTCCATACTATGGTCTAACCTCAACTTATGATTTCGACGCACTTCCATTCGCATTCCTCATGAATACAGCGGGTTTCTATGAATTGctaattgtttactttttctaTACAAATCATACAGTAGCTAAATtaatgtatgcaaataaaaattcgattgacgaagtaaataaatattatagggtggtaattttttatacattcgaCATTTTTATGCTTGTTTTGCTACTccgctcacatacatacacacatatattttctgAAACGTATAAATGTTTTGtcaaaattatgaataattattgccacgaaaaacaacaacaaaatgtcgaatttcaataaaatgttcAATAGTACCACCATTACTGGACGGGCCAATGTGAGTAGTGCCAACAATTAGGGCTAAACGTTAGCATAATACAAGGTACAATTTATTGGCAGGTTGCCAAAGTGACTTACGCCTCATTCGCCTTGTTCTACATAATACATCGCTTACGCAAACGTTTAAAGGCCGCCAGCAAATGCAACGAGTGTGAATGTAAGGAATGTCACAATGGTGCAGCCTACTCCGCTGATAAGCAAAATGGTGGCGCAAGCGGTGGTAGTACATGCGATATGGAGACTTGGCGGCGTGCAATTGAGGCTAAAAAGACGTCAGTCACAAATGCTGGTGATAGCGTTGGCAATGAAAGCGTCATTACGCTGAATACGGTTGATGTGGCCGATGCTGGAAACGACGCTAAGAAAGAAGTGCACATTTTGGGACCCGTAAATGCGCAGAAGCAAACGGCGAAAATGAAGTGCTGCGATGacgataattaatatatatatttcagctaattttttttaatatattttttatgaatccagaatatatatattttttagttgcaGAGATTTTTAGAAGCTGCTTCAGATGCTTCTGAAATGAAAATGACAAACatttaattagttaaaatgtgaaaatgaggtaaaaaaataaaaaaaaaataataaaaataaaataaaaaaataatagaaataaaataaaaaaattctaaaaattaaatttaaacaaaaactaaaaaataaaaaagtaccaaaaattgaataaaaaagtactaataatttaataaaaaatactaaaaattaaataaaaaatactaaaaataaaataaaaaagtacaaaaaaaaaatactaaaaattaaataaaaaaatactaaaaattaaataaaaaaatactaaaaataaaataaaaaagtactaaaaataaaataaaaaatactaaaaattaaataaaaaaatactaaaaattaaataaaaaaatactaaaaataaaataaaaaatactaaaaagtaaataaaaaaagtactaaaaattaaataaaaaaatactaaaaattaaataaaaaaaatactaaaaataaaataaacaagtactaaaaataaaataaaaaagtactaaaaattaaataaaaaaatactaaaaataaaataaaaaatactaaaaagtatatagaaaatactaaaaaaattaaaaattataatcaaaaaaatactaaaaataaattgaaaataataatataaattaaaaataatagaaaaaattataaaatggcgtattaaaaaatattataaacaacaaaaaacgtacATGAAACAATACAATTTACtacaaatgtataaatacaaaaattttcagattttataaaaaatattttctacgcCATTTTTTGCTCTactaacaatatacatacatatatacattattaatttttgttttcatttaatagcttttattatttcatttttgttcagttaaatatttcataaaattgcgTTGAATCGCTACACAGCAACTGCgcattttcaaatacattttgcGTTTAATTTGCATCGTAAAACACTACAAATAAGGTATGTGTGATAAGGTTTTTTGCTACATAGTAAAAGCTAAaatatgttacaaataaaatatttgctaaattttcattaaaaatttggaaatttcttgttttaaaatatttatgtttttgttgttgtatgaatgtatatgtatgtgtgtgttgaaatgcgaattttatttattttaatataattgcaaTACTAAATTTCGTATAAACATTAGAACAGTTGTTTAAATATCATATCTgtataagtaagtatatataaattattttaattttaaatgtgagAAAAATTATTCACTAAAAATTAGACAATCGCATTTCATAGTTTTCAATTCATTAACTAAGCTGCCTACTAAAAatcatctaaaaaaaaattataaaaaataatgaaaaaaaattataaaaaatataataaaaaattctaaaacttactttttttgtgaaataatatacacaaatatgtgtgaactaaaaaaaaatgtatgctcttgaatttttttagaaaaaaatttaaaattgaaatttttttagaaaagatttgaatttttttagaaaagaattgaaaatttaaatttttttgttttttttttagaacaaaattgaaaattaatatttttttattttttttagaataaaaatttctataaaatcattattttataataaaaattcatttcaatatttatgaaaaaaaggtaaacaaaaaatcgagaattttaaatataaatttcacataattaaaattagctgcagttttaatt
This genomic interval carries:
- the LOC105208701 gene encoding uncharacterized protein LOC105208701; amino-acid sequence: MSNFNKMFNSTTITGRANVAKVTYASFALFYIIHRLRKRLKAASKCNECECKECHNGAAYSADKQNGGASGGSTCDMETWRRAIEAKKTSVTNAGDSVGNESVITLNTVDVADAGNDAKKEVHILGPVNAQKQTAKMKCCDDDN